A genomic segment from Candidatus Zixiibacteriota bacterium encodes:
- a CDS encoding ABC transporter permease: MVDRRIIQIAFDALAAHKLRTFLTMLGVIFGVGAVIAMLSIGEGAKQEALEQISILGINNVIIKAKIPDEGLSSDRGLARSPGLSLVDGNNIAQFTDMVARVVPQRFEAVTSVYNGSEETSARVVATLPSYIYASSIEVERGRFITDIDNETFANVCVLGSKAKRALFAFEDPIGKIVRIGDLNFAVVGVMMDKYIGRGKVEGFELKNLNEDVYIPFNTAVKKFDRVPEATERNHWQGQEEEEQKYNTPEIDQLTVTVTDLKYVPAVTKLVDRMLSRRHFGVDDYEIVVPESLLRQSQKTQQIFNIVMGAIAGISLIVGGIGIMNIMLATVLERTREIGVRRAVGATRADILRQFLIEAVTICLIGCVAGIIMGLVLARVISFYADWPTIVSWYSIVLAVGVSTAVGIVFGIYPANQAAKLDVIDALRYE, encoded by the coding sequence ATGGTTGACCGGCGTATAATTCAGATTGCTTTTGACGCTCTCGCGGCTCACAAGCTTCGTACCTTCCTGACCATGCTCGGGGTGATTTTCGGTGTTGGGGCGGTTATTGCCATGCTTTCTATCGGCGAGGGAGCCAAGCAGGAAGCGCTCGAACAGATATCCATCCTCGGTATTAACAATGTGATTATAAAGGCCAAGATACCGGACGAGGGGCTCTCATCGGACAGAGGTCTGGCGCGATCGCCCGGGTTATCGCTGGTCGATGGCAATAATATCGCTCAGTTCACCGACATGGTGGCGCGGGTGGTGCCGCAGCGTTTTGAAGCGGTTACATCGGTTTATAACGGCTCCGAGGAAACATCGGCTCGCGTCGTAGCCACATTGCCTTCGTATATCTACGCATCATCAATTGAAGTCGAGCGTGGTCGATTCATAACGGATATTGACAATGAGACTTTCGCCAATGTCTGTGTTCTGGGGTCCAAGGCGAAGCGCGCGCTGTTTGCCTTCGAGGACCCGATCGGCAAAATCGTTCGTATCGGCGATCTGAATTTTGCCGTTGTTGGCGTGATGATGGATAAGTATATCGGTCGCGGCAAAGTGGAAGGGTTTGAGTTGAAAAACCTGAATGAGGATGTCTATATTCCCTTTAACACGGCCGTAAAGAAGTTTGACAGGGTTCCCGAAGCGACCGAGCGTAACCACTGGCAAGGGCAAGAAGAAGAGGAACAGAAGTACAACACCCCGGAGATCGACCAGCTTACCGTTACGGTCACGGACTTGAAGTATGTTCCGGCGGTGACGAAGCTCGTTGACAGGATGCTGAGTCGCCGTCATTTCGGAGTTGATGATTACGAGATAGTGGTTCCCGAATCGCTGCTTCGGCAGTCACAGAAAACGCAGCAGATTTTCAATATTGTGATGGGGGCCATTGCGGGCATATCGCTTATAGTCGGTGGCATAGGGATTATGAACATTATGCTGGCCACGGTTCTGGAGCGTACCCGGGAAATAGGTGTCCGTCGGGCGGTGGGCGCCACGCGCGCCGACATTTTGCGCCAGTTTCTGATAGAGGCGGTTACCATTTGTCTGATCGGGTGTGTGGCAGGCATTATTATGGGGCTGGTTCTCGCCCGGGTTATTTCTTTTTATGCCGACTGGCCGACGATAGTATCGTGGTATTCGATCGTGCTGGCGGTTGGCGTGTCGACGGCGGTTGGCATAGTCTTCGGCATCTATCCGGCGAATCAGGCGGCCAAGCTCGATGTAATTGACGCCCTCAGATATGAGTAG
- the scpB gene encoding SMC-Scp complex subunit ScpB codes for MENSFQLSTIEALLLASPEPLPARKIADVLDGFNPAKVGRAVAELNTRYLEGGCSFRIREIAGGYQIYIVPEFTGYVEELFARTRKMRLTRAALETLAIIAYRQPVTRVEIEQIRGVASDGVIHNLVEKNMITIKGRAEGVGKPLQYGTTEEFLKFFGLNSINDLPKMSEIEQLVAIAEPDSSDEIEIDDADGNGNGNGNGNGNGHGKQAANLDMSDGTFDATRRINIEDLVAETDNVLEITEDPDEQELDDGEPEISAPSGGEAGVIIDIDTT; via the coding sequence ATGGAAAACAGTTTTCAGCTTTCGACGATAGAAGCTCTGCTTCTGGCTTCCCCGGAGCCGTTGCCGGCGCGTAAGATTGCCGATGTACTCGATGGTTTCAATCCGGCCAAAGTGGGAAGAGCGGTCGCGGAGCTTAACACCCGGTATCTGGAGGGCGGTTGTTCTTTCCGCATCCGGGAGATAGCCGGTGGTTACCAGATTTATATTGTGCCGGAATTCACCGGTTACGTTGAAGAACTGTTCGCTCGAACCCGCAAGATGCGACTGACGCGGGCGGCATTGGAGACGCTGGCTATCATTGCCTACCGCCAGCCGGTGACCAGGGTTGAAATCGAGCAGATTCGCGGGGTAGCTTCGGACGGGGTTATTCACAATCTGGTCGAGAAGAATATGATAACTATCAAGGGCCGTGCCGAAGGCGTCGGCAAGCCGCTTCAGTATGGTACCACCGAGGAGTTTCTGAAGTTCTTCGGTTTGAACAGTATCAATGATCTTCCCAAGATGTCGGAAATCGAGCAGCTGGTAGCCATTGCCGAGCCGGACAGCAGTGATGAGATTGAGATCGACGACGCCGATGGCAATGGCAATGGAAACGGCAATGGCAACGGCAACGGTCACGGGAAACAAGCCGCGAACCTGGATATGTCCGATGGTACTTTCGATGCGACGCGGCGCATCAACATCGAAGATCTCGTTGCTGAGACGGATAATGTTCTGGAGATCACGGAAGATCCGGATGAGCAGGAACTTGACGACGGCGAGCCGGAAATATCGGCGCCGTCCGGCGGGGAGGCCGGAGTAATTATCGACATCGATACCACTTGA
- a CDS encoding tetratricopeptide repeat protein: MKNSSLIRLALVFALCAMLMTPVVTAQMTGTEGKMSMEGKTTMEGKIPITTSSKQAMEYFLKGRDLAERLRAPEARTWFEKAVAEDPDFALAHLLLAQVQPTARGFFEHLDKALALTDKVSEGEKLMILGSQAGAGANPMKQREIYTKLVGMYPNDERAHNLLGTNHFGQQEWDEAIKEYKTVTKINPDFSQAYNQMGYAYRTLEKYDEAEKAFQTYISLIPDDPNPYDSYAELLMKMGRYQESIENYRKALKLNPTFAASHIGIATNLNYMGKYKEARDQLQTMYANATDDGQRRASLFATAVSHVNEGNMMAALDEINKMYTIAQKNNDHASMSGDLVTMGNILLEDGQYDKALTHFTKSVTVINESNLDEDVKEATRRNNLYNEGRVAVMRGDLATAGTKAEQYLAAATKINNSNEIRLAHELQGMIAMEQKDYKTAHANLLKSNQQNPQNIFRMAAVYQGQGDKAKAKEMCQMTTNFNALNSLNQAFATHKAKKMMAGL; the protein is encoded by the coding sequence ATGAAAAACAGCAGTTTAATTCGGCTGGCGCTGGTATTTGCGTTGTGCGCCATGCTGATGACCCCGGTTGTCACGGCCCAGATGACCGGTACTGAAGGTAAGATGAGTATGGAGGGGAAAACGACAATGGAGGGGAAGATCCCGATTACGACATCGTCGAAGCAGGCCATGGAGTATTTCCTCAAAGGTCGCGATCTGGCGGAACGTCTCCGCGCTCCGGAAGCCCGGACATGGTTTGAGAAGGCTGTAGCGGAGGACCCGGATTTCGCCCTCGCGCATCTTCTGCTGGCTCAGGTGCAGCCAACGGCCAGGGGTTTTTTCGAGCATCTTGATAAAGCCCTCGCTCTTACGGACAAGGTATCGGAGGGTGAGAAGCTGATGATTCTTGGCAGCCAGGCAGGCGCCGGCGCGAATCCGATGAAACAAAGAGAGATTTATACGAAACTCGTCGGGATGTATCCGAATGACGAACGGGCCCATAACTTGCTGGGAACAAACCACTTTGGACAACAGGAGTGGGATGAGGCGATTAAGGAGTATAAAACGGTTACCAAGATCAATCCTGATTTCTCACAGGCATACAACCAGATGGGTTATGCCTACCGGACTTTGGAGAAGTATGATGAAGCCGAAAAAGCGTTTCAGACCTACATTTCGTTGATTCCGGACGATCCGAATCCGTACGATTCATATGCGGAACTTCTAATGAAAATGGGTCGTTATCAGGAGTCGATCGAGAACTATCGTAAGGCGCTCAAGCTCAATCCCACCTTCGCGGCCTCTCACATCGGCATTGCCACCAACCTCAACTACATGGGTAAGTACAAGGAGGCTCGCGATCAGCTGCAGACAATGTACGCCAATGCCACAGATGACGGACAACGCCGTGCTTCGTTGTTCGCCACCGCAGTGTCGCATGTTAACGAAGGAAACATGATGGCGGCTCTCGATGAGATCAACAAGATGTACACCATCGCACAGAAGAATAATGATCATGCGTCTATGTCGGGCGACCTGGTAACTATGGGTAATATTTTGCTCGAAGATGGGCAGTATGACAAGGCCCTGACACACTTCACGAAGTCCGTAACGGTGATCAACGAGTCCAATCTGGACGAGGATGTCAAGGAAGCTACCAGGCGCAACAATCTATATAACGAGGGTCGGGTGGCGGTAATGCGAGGTGATTTGGCTACGGCCGGAACCAAGGCGGAGCAGTATCTCGCGGCAGCCACTAAGATCAATAATTCCAACGAGATAAGGTTGGCTCATGAGCTTCAAGGTATGATAGCGATGGAGCAGAAGGATTATAAGACGGCACATGCCAATTTGTTAAAGTCCAACCAGCAGAACCCGCAGAATATCTTCAGGATGGCGGCGGTGTATCAGGGGCAGGGAGACAAGGCGAAGGCCAAAGAGATGTGTCAGATGACCACCAACTTCAATGCCCTGAACAGTCTCAACCAGGCGTTTGCGACGCACAAAGCGAAGAAGATGATGGCGGGTTTGTAG
- a CDS encoding pseudouridine synthase, whose translation MIRLNKYLSICGVTSRRGADSLIAEGRVSVNGAVVDKVGTIIDEAVDEVTVDGTSVNPVEELIYVVLNKPPNVMTTLADPFGRKTIVHFLEDLGARVYPVGRLDFDTEGVLLLTNDGDLAYRLAHPRYQVPKMYDVKVQGEFTESDAARIAGGIELEDGAVGRGQVKLVSHTGRISRIRIVLTEGRKREVKQLCKAVGHPVVKLRRTDFAGITVRGLKLGKWRKLTSEEISHLKKLVGLTG comes from the coding sequence TTGATTCGCCTTAATAAATATCTCTCAATCTGCGGAGTTACCTCACGGCGAGGCGCTGATTCTCTGATAGCGGAGGGCCGCGTCTCGGTCAACGGCGCCGTAGTCGATAAGGTCGGTACGATTATTGATGAAGCGGTCGACGAGGTGACGGTTGACGGAACGTCGGTCAATCCCGTTGAAGAGCTTATCTACGTTGTCCTCAACAAACCACCCAATGTCATGACGACTCTCGCTGACCCGTTCGGGCGCAAAACCATAGTGCACTTTCTCGAAGATCTTGGCGCGCGTGTTTATCCGGTTGGTCGTTTGGATTTTGACACCGAGGGTGTTTTACTTCTTACCAATGACGGAGATCTGGCTTACCGATTGGCCCACCCCAGGTATCAGGTTCCGAAGATGTACGATGTTAAGGTGCAGGGGGAGTTTACCGAGAGTGACGCGGCCCGGATTGCAGGCGGTATCGAGCTTGAGGATGGGGCTGTTGGCAGGGGGCAGGTTAAGCTCGTGAGCCACACCGGCAGGATCAGCCGGATACGGATCGTTTTGACCGAAGGTCGCAAACGGGAGGTAAAGCAGCTTTGCAAGGCGGTGGGGCATCCGGTTGTGAAGCTCAGACGGACAGATTTCGCGGGCATAACGGTTCGAGGTCTCAAGCTCGGTAAATGGCGAAAGTTGACTTCCGAGGAAATCTCTCATCTGAAAAAGCTGGTTGGCCTGACCGGCTAA
- a CDS encoding HNH endonuclease yields the protein MLNQNYEPLTITSARRAVVLLFQGKAEMIETADGLKIRSISRSFSLPSVVRLSQYKKVPFKRIMLTRKNIITRDGNRCQYCGTSKGPMTVDHVIPKTMGGTESWENLVCSCAKCNNLKGDRTPEQSQMKLLKRPTRPTYITFIQRNHSVDDRWKPYLFMDSTIGGMTT from the coding sequence ATGCTGAATCAGAATTATGAGCCGCTGACAATCACCTCGGCTCGCCGGGCGGTGGTGCTTTTGTTTCAGGGGAAGGCGGAGATGATTGAGACGGCTGATGGTTTAAAGATTCGCAGTATCTCGCGCAGTTTCTCTCTTCCGTCCGTGGTCAGGCTTTCGCAGTACAAGAAGGTGCCGTTCAAGAGGATTATGTTGACGCGCAAGAACATAATCACGCGCGACGGTAACCGTTGCCAGTATTGCGGGACATCCAAAGGCCCGATGACGGTTGACCATGTAATCCCAAAGACAATGGGGGGCACTGAAAGCTGGGAGAATCTGGTATGCTCGTGTGCGAAGTGCAACAACCTGAAAGGTGACCGCACGCCGGAGCAGTCACAGATGAAGCTGCTCAAACGTCCCACCCGGCCGACTTACATCACGTTCATTCAGCGCAACCACAGCGTCGACGATAGATGGAAACCGTATTTGTTCATGGATTCCACGATCGGCGGCATGACGACCTGA
- a CDS encoding peptidase MA family metallohydrolase, with translation MRQARLAFTFVFFYTVFPLAAAFSAEPLEREHFVYYFDNSRYVTVADRVLPQVRQKLYRLTGDTLSYKPAIYIVDDLARFQQLLGGKFPDWGAAGAFPERRLIAIKAVDKFNVSRPLDELLAHEYSHLVVAQASGLGTPPRWFDEGIAMFVSMEWSWSDNLAMSKAAVFGQLISLAGIDEVNRFNESKAHVAYAEAYLAVRYLLDNYGENSLNVFLGALASGSDGAEALYLATGSTEAEFEADFRAHLNGRFNVASLFMDTVFFWIALAVIVIIAAFLRWRKKRQYYRKWERQEKFESTDFDWGDPDNPEEVEDDDEPWRA, from the coding sequence GTGAGACAGGCCCGGCTCGCTTTCACTTTCGTTTTCTTTTATACCGTGTTTCCGTTGGCGGCGGCGTTTTCGGCTGAGCCGCTCGAACGGGAACATTTCGTGTATTATTTCGATAATTCGCGGTATGTGACTGTTGCCGACAGAGTGCTCCCGCAGGTACGTCAGAAGTTATATCGTTTGACGGGGGACACCCTTTCCTACAAGCCCGCGATATACATCGTTGATGATCTTGCCCGTTTCCAGCAGCTGCTCGGGGGAAAATTTCCTGACTGGGGCGCGGCCGGGGCATTCCCCGAGAGAAGGCTGATCGCGATCAAGGCGGTTGACAAATTCAATGTGAGCCGTCCGCTCGATGAGTTGTTGGCGCACGAATACAGCCATCTCGTGGTGGCCCAGGCCAGCGGTTTGGGTACGCCGCCCCGCTGGTTCGATGAGGGGATAGCGATGTTTGTTTCAATGGAGTGGAGCTGGTCGGATAATCTGGCCATGAGCAAAGCGGCAGTCTTCGGGCAGCTTATCTCTCTGGCAGGCATTGACGAGGTGAACAGGTTCAATGAAAGCAAGGCTCATGTGGCATACGCTGAGGCCTACCTGGCGGTGAGATATCTGCTTGATAATTACGGTGAAAATTCGCTTAATGTCTTTCTTGGGGCCCTGGCTTCGGGATCCGATGGCGCCGAGGCGCTGTACCTCGCGACCGGTTCGACCGAGGCGGAGTTTGAGGCGGATTTCAGGGCGCATTTGAACGGCCGATTTAACGTAGCGAGTTTGTTCATGGACACGGTTTTTTTCTGGATAGCCCTGGCGGTGATTGTCATAATTGCGGCTTTTCTGCGTTGGCGTAAAAAACGGCAGTATTACCGCAAGTGGGAACGGCAGGAGAAATTCGAATCAACCGATTTTGACTGGGGTGACCCGGATAATCCCGAAGAAGTTGAGGATGATGACGAGCCATGGCGAGCCTGA
- a CDS encoding ferritin family protein yields MNIFEYAMKMELDGKQYYEESAAKVGNPELKRILMELAGDEEKHYMIFRALRDGLPTQYEEAKKTKILAEVKNVFEALKAQNKDFEFPREAQRVWEHARKIEKESETFYREKAKEVKDANQKNILSRIADEEYKHWVTMENVIKFLDRPNHWLEDAEWSHLEDY; encoded by the coding sequence ATGAACATTTTTGAGTACGCCATGAAAATGGAGCTTGATGGCAAGCAGTACTATGAGGAAAGCGCCGCCAAAGTTGGCAACCCGGAGTTGAAACGCATTCTTATGGAACTCGCCGGCGATGAAGAAAAACACTATATGATATTCAGGGCTCTGCGCGACGGACTTCCCACCCAGTATGAAGAAGCTAAAAAGACAAAAATCCTCGCTGAAGTCAAAAACGTCTTTGAAGCACTGAAAGCGCAGAATAAGGATTTCGAGTTTCCCAGAGAAGCTCAACGGGTCTGGGAACATGCTCGCAAGATCGAAAAGGAATCGGAAACTTTCTATCGCGAAAAAGCCAAAGAAGTTAAAGACGCCAACCAGAAGAATATTCTAAGTCGAATCGCCGACGAAGAATACAAACACTGGGTGACGATGGAAAACGTCATCAAATTTCTCGACCGCCCAAACCACTGGCTCGAAGACGCCGAGTGGAGCCATCTCGAAGACTATTAA
- a CDS encoding lysophospholipid acyltransferase family protein yields the protein MASLKHDLEYLAARAGFGLVSLLSARQADLFAVAIGNLAYRILASRRRVAFDNIKRALGGSLGDGDIDVIVRKVFQNVSRSFIETARFGKLKQDGLRKIVVGAGEDYIRQAHERRKGGIILTAHFGNWEMLGAWVTTLGYDMDLVVGVQHNRKMHDLINGCRKEMGSGIIEVTTSSMRQMYKALKANHFLGFAADQHAPARNLELDFFGRKAAVASGPAQLAIRTGCAILPLLLVREQFDRHVVIAGEPIYAPEGGDEQENMVHITKRYLRFWETTISKYPDQWMWTHKRWKI from the coding sequence ATGGCGAGCCTGAAGCACGACCTTGAGTATTTGGCTGCGAGAGCCGGGTTTGGACTGGTGAGTTTATTGTCAGCGAGACAGGCGGATCTATTCGCGGTCGCAATCGGAAATCTCGCCTACCGGATACTTGCCTCGCGGCGGCGAGTGGCGTTCGATAATATCAAGCGCGCTCTTGGCGGCAGTCTCGGCGATGGGGATATCGATGTTATCGTGCGAAAAGTGTTTCAGAATGTCTCACGCAGTTTTATCGAAACGGCGCGTTTTGGCAAGCTCAAGCAGGATGGCCTCAGGAAGATAGTTGTCGGCGCCGGGGAAGATTACATAAGACAGGCGCATGAGCGCCGCAAAGGCGGAATCATATTGACGGCTCACTTTGGCAACTGGGAGATGCTGGGCGCCTGGGTAACAACGCTGGGATATGACATGGATCTCGTTGTGGGAGTGCAGCACAACCGAAAGATGCATGACCTCATCAACGGGTGCCGCAAGGAGATGGGCAGCGGAATCATCGAGGTAACCACTTCGTCGATGCGTCAAATGTACAAGGCTCTGAAGGCAAATCACTTTTTGGGTTTTGCCGCCGACCAGCACGCGCCGGCCCGCAACCTGGAACTGGATTTTTTCGGTCGCAAGGCGGCAGTGGCTTCGGGGCCGGCTCAACTGGCTATAAGGACCGGATGTGCCATTCTGCCGCTGTTGCTGGTGCGCGAGCAATTTGACCGTCATGTCGTAATAGCCGGTGAGCCGATTTACGCGCCGGAAGGCGGGGATGAGCAGGAGAATATGGTCCACATCACGAAAAGATACCTGCGTTTCTGGGAGACGACAATAAGTAAGTATCCCGATCAGTGGATGTGGACTCACAAGCGGTGGAAAATCTGA
- the trpS gene encoding tryptophan--tRNA ligase, whose amino-acid sequence MPKINTSGKTPAGNKETILSGMQPTGAVHVGNLEGAVRNWVHLQDDFHMYLCIVDWHALTAEFEDPGNLKENIFQMAIDLLAAGLDPEKCAIFIQSDVKEHAELNLLFSLLVSVPTLMRLPTYQEKKDALDSFGFLGYPVLQAADICLYNAHKVPVGKDQEKHIWLANDVAKRFNRLYGDTFVLPEALFTRVPLILGSDRRKMSKSYDNHIPIDYSEEDTTARIKTFFTDPNKIRKGDPGNPDMCPVYLLHRVYTDDAENVIAPPCRTGELGCVDCKMKLAANLNAALAPIRTRRAKLVKRPDDIWDMLTDGAGRARNTARGVMEKVREVMKLNYREKK is encoded by the coding sequence GTGCCAAAGATTAATACCTCAGGCAAGACACCGGCGGGCAACAAAGAGACAATCTTATCCGGTATGCAGCCGACAGGCGCGGTTCATGTGGGCAACCTCGAAGGGGCGGTACGCAACTGGGTACATCTGCAAGACGATTTTCATATGTACCTGTGTATTGTCGACTGGCACGCGCTGACGGCGGAGTTTGAGGACCCCGGCAACCTGAAGGAAAATATCTTTCAAATGGCGATTGATCTTCTGGCTGCCGGTCTGGACCCGGAAAAATGCGCGATATTTATTCAGTCCGATGTCAAAGAGCACGCTGAATTGAATCTGCTGTTTTCCCTGTTGGTGTCTGTTCCGACCCTGATGCGATTGCCAACTTATCAAGAGAAGAAGGATGCCCTTGATTCTTTTGGCTTTCTGGGCTACCCGGTCTTGCAGGCGGCGGATATTTGTCTTTACAACGCTCATAAGGTGCCGGTGGGTAAGGACCAGGAGAAGCACATCTGGTTGGCCAACGATGTCGCCAAGCGGTTTAACCGTCTTTATGGCGATACTTTCGTGCTGCCCGAGGCGCTTTTCACCAGGGTGCCGCTCATTCTGGGCAGTGACAGGCGCAAGATGTCCAAATCGTATGACAACCATATTCCAATAGACTACAGCGAAGAAGATACTACGGCGCGGATAAAGACTTTCTTCACCGACCCTAACAAGATTCGTAAGGGGGATCCCGGTAATCCGGATATGTGCCCGGTTTATCTGCTTCACCGGGTCTATACCGATGACGCTGAGAACGTGATCGCGCCGCCGTGTCGGACCGGTGAACTGGGTTGTGTTGACTGCAAGATGAAACTGGCCGCTAATCTCAATGCCGCTCTGGCGCCGATCAGGACGCGGCGTGCCAAGCTGGTCAAGCGACCGGATGACATCTGGGACATGTTGACTGATGGCGCCGGCCGGGCCCGGAATACGGCCCGGGGGGTGATGGAGAAGGTGCGTGAGGTGATGAAACTCAATTATCGCGAGAAGAAATAG
- a CDS encoding efflux RND transporter periplasmic adaptor subunit produces the protein MRKIYYIAIVLALILIGYYGVNAIFTKTYDIPTAKVQRGEFLISLNENGTVDATRAMTLSAPRVRGLQITWLAPEGSTVKEGDPVIKFDASQQIADLADFESTLKINKSALERARQEYTIQEKQLQLDLEKSKRNYDEKKHEAPRVAEEARLEFELAKLNFDAKLEQLKADVEKAEVEVQRASDKVDLARKELAQMTINAPIPGLVVYLEIWKGGSMSKVQEGDSPWPGMGLINLPDLSEMMVETTVSEVDANKVDTGQLVNVVLDAFPNITYRGKVTKKGTLARRKDYNSKINVFDVEVKILDHDDDLKPGMSAAVEIIVDKIPDVVHVPIEAVFEKEGQTVVYLANKDKRQVKVGQKNDMQIEIAEGLDGGEEICLIDPTLDEPGLPGEEATEPELNRDVTSQPPPPPSGR, from the coding sequence GTGAGAAAAATATACTATATCGCGATAGTTCTGGCGCTGATCCTGATCGGCTACTACGGCGTCAACGCCATATTCACCAAAACATACGACATTCCTACGGCCAAGGTGCAGCGTGGCGAGTTTCTTATTTCCCTCAATGAGAATGGGACGGTTGATGCTACGCGGGCAATGACGCTTTCGGCGCCGCGAGTGCGCGGACTTCAGATTACGTGGCTGGCTCCCGAGGGCAGTACGGTGAAGGAAGGTGACCCGGTAATTAAATTCGATGCTTCGCAACAGATTGCCGACCTGGCGGATTTCGAATCGACGTTGAAGATTAACAAATCAGCCCTTGAGCGGGCGCGCCAGGAGTACACAATTCAGGAAAAGCAACTTCAGCTGGACCTGGAAAAATCCAAGCGCAATTATGACGAGAAAAAGCATGAGGCCCCGCGGGTTGCCGAAGAAGCGCGGTTGGAATTCGAGCTGGCCAAGTTGAATTTTGACGCCAAACTGGAACAGTTGAAGGCCGATGTCGAAAAGGCCGAGGTGGAAGTGCAGCGAGCCAGCGACAAGGTGGATTTGGCCCGCAAAGAACTGGCCCAGATGACTATCAACGCTCCGATTCCGGGCCTGGTGGTCTATCTCGAGATCTGGAAAGGCGGTTCGATGAGCAAAGTGCAGGAAGGGGATTCCCCCTGGCCCGGCATGGGACTGATAAATCTTCCGGATCTTTCCGAGATGATGGTTGAGACGACAGTCTCCGAGGTTGACGCCAACAAGGTGGACACCGGACAGCTAGTGAATGTCGTGCTCGATGCTTTTCCGAATATCACTTACAGGGGAAAGGTGACCAAGAAGGGGACGCTGGCCCGCCGGAAGGATTATAACAGCAAGATTAATGTGTTTGATGTTGAAGTGAAGATTCTTGACCACGATGACGATCTTAAGCCGGGAATGTCGGCTGCCGTGGAAATCATCGTCGACAAGATACCCGACGTGGTGCACGTTCCGATTGAGGCGGTGTTCGAGAAAGAAGGTCAGACGGTTGTGTATCTTGCCAATAAGGATAAGCGGCAGGTCAAGGTTGGTCAGAAGAATGACATGCAGATCGAGATTGCGGAAGGACTGGATGGAGGGGAAGAGATCTGCCTGATTGACCCGACTCTCGATGAGCCGGGCTTGCCGGGGGAGGAGGCTACTGAGCCGGAATTGAACCGAGACGTTACATCTCAACCGCCGCCCCCGCCCAGCGGGCGATAG
- a CDS encoding segregation/condensation protein A yields MLENISDDYRVDLAVFQGPLDLLLYLIKKEEVDIYDIPIARITKQYLRYIEMMRDLNLEIAGDFILMAATLIRIKTRMLLPRDEEDSDEADPREELIAALIEYKKYKEAGDILRDRALVEEQKYVPPSAVEKIEGRVDLEPVTTLYDLLTAFRDVMTTKKVETIHQVVTQEVHIEDRIRYVVNYLKSVEFATFQQLFTDIPTKIAAVVTFIALLELVRSRRIAVYQSVPFAELRVYRGPEFSAAKRDIDLIDITAIKETLEV; encoded by the coding sequence GTGCTTGAAAATATATCTGATGATTATCGCGTGGACCTGGCGGTTTTTCAGGGGCCGCTCGACCTGCTATTGTATCTGATTAAGAAGGAAGAAGTCGATATCTACGACATACCGATCGCCCGGATAACGAAGCAGTATCTCAGGTATATCGAGATGATGCGCGATTTGAATCTCGAGATTGCCGGTGATTTCATTCTGATGGCGGCCACGTTAATTCGCATAAAGACGCGTATGCTTCTGCCGCGGGATGAAGAGGATTCCGACGAGGCCGATCCGCGCGAGGAATTGATTGCCGCGCTGATAGAGTACAAAAAGTACAAAGAAGCCGGCGATATACTGAGAGATCGGGCGCTGGTGGAGGAGCAGAAATATGTCCCTCCGAGCGCGGTGGAGAAGATTGAGGGGCGGGTCGACCTTGAACCGGTCACGACGTTGTATGATTTGCTGACGGCTTTTCGCGATGTGATGACGACTAAGAAGGTGGAAACCATACATCAGGTAGTCACCCAGGAAGTCCATATTGAGGACCGGATACGCTACGTTGTCAACTACTTGAAATCGGTTGAGTTCGCAACTTTTCAGCAGTTGTTCACGGATATTCCGACCAAGATTGCCGCCGTGGTAACGTTTATCGCTCTGTTGGAGTTAGTTCGTTCACGGCGGATTGCCGTATATCAATCAGTTCCTTTTGCCGAGCTTAGGGTTTACCGCGGTCCGGAATTCAGCGCCGCCAAGCGCGATATCGACCTGATTGACATAACAGCCATAAAAGAAACACTGGAAGTATAA